Part of the Carnobacterium pleistocenium FTR1 genome is shown below.
TATTTGATTCTGTTTACTTAGTTTTTCTTCGATTTCGAGTATACTTTCTTGGCTGATTGTGGTGCTCGGATCCATTATTAAACCCAACAGCGAGTTACCTCCAATGCTTGAACGGCTCCAAGCCACAGTTTTATGCATGGGTTTTCTACCCCCGATAATATAACCTTTAATATCGCAAAAAGAAACCTCTAATGTGTCACTTAATAATTTTTGAAAATAAACCGTATCGATATACGTTCCTATCCCAAAAATTTTATATTTAGGTAGGCCGGAAAATTTCCATACCAAATATGTAAATAAATCGTTCAACTCATTTGCAACTAAAATTAATCCATTAAATCCTGAAGCCATAGCTTGATTAATGATTTTACGTACCAATAAAATGTTTCTCCTAATATAATCTGATTCTTGTTCATTTTCAAGTCTAGTCTCTCTAGCGGTTAAAATTAAAATATCAGCAGCTGCATAATCTTTTTCATTTCCAATTTTCAGTTCACTCATAGAGAATAATTTAGACGCATATTGCAAATCAACCATCTTGTTGTCTAGCTGAGTTGAAGATGGGATCAAATAAACTTCTTTTAACTGTAGTGTAATCATACTCAAGAAACAAATATGATAGGCTAAATCATCAGAAC
Proteins encoded:
- a CDS encoding lactate/malate family dehydrogenase, giving the protein MKSDKKIIVVGSDDLAYHICFLSMITLQLKEVYLIPSSTQLDNKMVDLQYASKLFSMSELKIGNEKDYAAADILILTARETRLENEQESDYIRRNILLVRKIINQAMASGFNGLILVANELNDLFTYLVWKFSGLPKYKIFGIGTYIDTVYFQKLLSDTLEVSFCDIKGYIIGGRKPMHKTVAWSRSSIGGNSLLGLIMDPSTTISQESILEIEEKLSKQNQINEDGDLTVTTSTAVLKLVQFILTNEKAVVPLVHLMDIGEIKDIPLSIPVLLGENGIRQISGLNFSEMEQKELLTTAKEIRSQLDWIEQG